ATCCTGGGCGGCTCGGGCCAGATCAGCGGCTCCTTCAGCATCCAGAGCGCCAGCGACCTGTCGCAGCTGCTGAGCGCCGGCGCGCTGCCCGCGCCGCTCAAGGTCGTCGCGCAAAGCACCGTCGGTCCCGAGCTCGGCGGCGACCAGATCAAGGCGGGCCGGCTGTCCGCGTTGGCCGGCCTGCTCCTGGTCGCGCTGTTCATGGTGCTGCGCTACGGCCTGTTCGGCCTGTTCGCCAATGTCGCGCTGGTCCTCAACATCGTGCTGCTGCTGGCGATGCTCACATTGATGGGCGCCACCCTGACCCTGCCGGGAATCGCCGGCATCGTGCTCACCATGGGCATGGCGGTCGACGCCAACGTGCTGATCTTCGAGCGCATCCGCGAAGAACAGCGCAACGGCCGCAGCATGCTGGCCTCGATCGACCAGGGCTTCCAGCGGGCGCGGACGACCATCACCGACGCCAACTCGACCCATGTGATTGCCGCCCTGATCCTGTTCGAGCTCGGGTCCGGACCGGTCCGCGGCTTCGCGGTGACGCTCGGCCTCGGCATCGCGACCTCGTTCTTCACCGCCGTCATGGTGACGCGCCTGATCGTCATCGCCTGGCTGAACATCCGGCGTCCCAAGCGGCTGACCATCTAGCCCTGGGCGCCGGATCACCCTGCGGAGAAAAGGGCTGAAAACCCCGCGGGAACCGCCTAGAGTCCGGCCAGACTCATAGGGGAGGATGGTCCATGGCGGCCTTTTTCGGGAATTTGCGCAATGTCGTGATCGCGGGCTTCGTGCTGGCGGTCCTCGTGTTCGTGCTGCATTGGAAACTGGCCGGCGCGACGTTCAGCCCGGCGGCGACCGAGCTGTTCACCATCCGCTGGCTGCACGTCATCTGCGGCGTGATGTGGATCGGCCTGCTGTGGTATTTCAACTTCGTCTCGACGCCGACCATGCCGAAGATCCCGCCGGAGCTGAAGCCGGCGCTCGGCAAGTTCATCACGCCGGCCGCGCTGTTCTGGTTCCGCTGGGCGGCGATGGGCACGATCGTGCTGGGCATCATCCTCGCCTGGCGCAACGGCTACCTCGTCCAGGCCTACACGCTCGACGCGGTCGACCCGGCGGGCGCCTTCGGCGACGAGAAGAGCATCATCATCGGCATCGGCATGTGGCTGGGCACGATCATGTGGTTCAACGTCTGGTTCGTGATCTGGCCGAACCAGCAGAAGGCGCTGAACATCGCCAATGCCTATCCCGACCTCGCCCAGCCGGCGAAGGACGCTTCGGCCAAGACCGCCGGCCTGTTCAGCCGCATCAACACGTTGCTTTCCATCCCCATGCTGTTCTGCATGGTGGGTGCAACGCATCTCTTCGCCTGACGGCGGGCCGAGATCGGAAGCGAGCCGCCGGAGCGATCCGGCGGCTTCTTCGTTGCTGAACCGATGACCGCCGTCGCCCAGCTCGTCCGCCGTGCCGATCCCGACCGCTATCTCGCGACGCTGTTCGCGCCGGCGGACAAGCGGCCGTTGCTGCTCGCGCTCTACGCCTTCAATGTGGAGATCGCGCGCGTCGCCGATACGGTGCGCGAGCCGATGATGGGCGAGATCCGGCTCGAATGGTGGCGCGAGACGCTGGCCGGGGCGCGCCAGGGCATGCCGCGCAACCACGACGTCGCGCGGGCGCTGACCGATCTGTTCCTCGCCGTCGACCTGCCGGCCGAACCGTTCGAGGCGATGCTCGCGGCCCGCGCGTTCGATTCCGCGGCCGAGATCTTCGCGGACCGCGCCGCGGTCGAGGCCTATTGCGATGCGACCTCGGGCAACCTGATGCGCCTCGCGGCCGGCATTCTGGGCCGGCCGGACGACGCCTTGGCGCGCGCGGGCGGGACGGCCTATGCGCTGGCCGGAATCCTGCGTTCGCTTCCGCATCACGCGGCCCGCCACAAGAGCTTCCTGCCCGAGAGCCTTCTGAACGCTGTCGACCTGACGAAGGAACAGCTTTTCCACGGCCATGAGCGCGCCAAGGTCAAGGCCGTCGTCGCGCAGATGGCGCTCTGGGCGCGCGAGCATCTCGCCAAGGCCCGCGCGCTGCGCCAGCCGCGCGCCGAATTGGCGGCCTATCTGCCGGCTTCGCTGACCGGGCTCTTCCTGCGGCGCGTGACAAAGCGCGGGTTCGATCCGCTCGCGCATTCGCCGGACGTTGCGGTCCACCGCCGCCAGATGCGATTGCTGGCCGCGGCGGTGCGCGGCCGGGTCTGACTATTCCGCCGCGACCTTGGCATGGCCGAGCCAGGCCTCGAGATCGGCGATGGCGCGGTGCGACTGCGCCTTCTTGCGTTCCTTGCCGCGGGTCTTCGGCGGCGGTTCCGGGAACATGCCGAAATTGACGTTCATGGGCTGGAAGGTTTTGGCGTCCGCGCCGCCCGTGATGTGGCCGAGCAGGGCACCGAGCGCCGTCGTGTTCGGCGGAGGCTGGACGTCGCGGCCCGCCAGCTCGCCGCTCGCAAAGCGGCCCGCGAGCAGGCCGATGGCGGCGCTTTCGACATAGCCCTCGACGCCCGTCACCTGTCCCGCGAAGCGCAGCGACGGCCGCGCCTTCAGGCGCAATTGCGCGTCCAGCAGGCGCGGCGAGTTGATGAAGGTGTTGCGATGCAGCCCGCCCAGCCGCGCGAAGGTCGCGTTCTGCAGGCCCGGGATCATCCGGAAGATGCGCGTCTGCTCGCCATGCTTGAGCTTGGTCTGGAAGCCCACCATGTTCCACAGCGTGCCGAGCGCGTTGTCCTGGCGCAACTGCACCACCGCGTAGGCGCGATGCGGCGTGCGCGGATCCTGCAGGCCCACCGGCTTCATCGGCCCGAAGCGCAGCGTTTCCGGCCCGCGCGATGCCATGACCTCGATCGGCAGGCAGCCTTCGAAATAGGGCGTGG
The nucleotide sequence above comes from Rhizomicrobium sp.. Encoded proteins:
- the trmFO gene encoding methylenetetrahydrofolate--tRNA-(uracil(54)-C(5))-methyltransferase (FADH(2)-oxidizing) TrmFO, which gives rise to MTSELHIIGGGLAGSEAAWQAAESGTSVVLHEMRPVRGTEAHITDGLAELVCSNSFRSDDWENNAVGLLHEEMRRAGSLIMRAADAHRLPAGGALAVDRVPFSQTVTRLLEAHPNIAIAREEIAGLPPEAWRSTIIATGPLTSPPLAEAVRSLTGEDALSFFDAIAPIVNRESIDFDICWMQSRYDKGDGADYVNCPMSRDDYEAFIAALLAGEKTDFKDWEKTTPYFEGCLPIEVMASRGPETLRFGPMKPVGLQDPRTPHRAYAVVQLRQDNALGTLWNMVGFQTKLKHGEQTRIFRMIPGLQNATFARLGGLHRNTFINSPRLLDAQLRLKARPSLRFAGQVTGVEGYVESAAIGLLAGRFASGELAGRDVQPPPNTTALGALLGHITGGADAKTFQPMNVNFGMFPEPPPKTRGKERKKAQSHRAIADLEAWLGHAKVAAE
- a CDS encoding urate hydroxylase PuuD, which encodes MAAFFGNLRNVVIAGFVLAVLVFVLHWKLAGATFSPAATELFTIRWLHVICGVMWIGLLWYFNFVSTPTMPKIPPELKPALGKFITPAALFWFRWAAMGTIVLGIILAWRNGYLVQAYTLDAVDPAGAFGDEKSIIIGIGMWLGTIMWFNVWFVIWPNQQKALNIANAYPDLAQPAKDASAKTAGLFSRINTLLSIPMLFCMVGATHLFA
- a CDS encoding phytoene/squalene synthase family protein, which gives rise to MTAVAQLVRRADPDRYLATLFAPADKRPLLLALYAFNVEIARVADTVREPMMGEIRLEWWRETLAGARQGMPRNHDVARALTDLFLAVDLPAEPFEAMLAARAFDSAAEIFADRAAVEAYCDATSGNLMRLAAGILGRPDDALARAGGTAYALAGILRSLPHHAARHKSFLPESLLNAVDLTKEQLFHGHERAKVKAVVAQMALWAREHLAKARALRQPRAELAAYLPASLTGLFLRRVTKRGFDPLAHSPDVAVHRRQMRLLAAAVRGRV